The Pseudomonadota bacterium region AATTACCTCTCTGCCGTCAGCATGGCTGTTAGTATGGGAGGAATGAACCGTATGCCCTCGTCTCTCATCAATGCCATTACCACAGAACAATGGAATGGATCTGGAGGATTTGCTGAAGATCAGACCAGGTTTGATATGACTGTAACCTTGCACTCTGACAACGTTGAACTGTCGCCGGCTGTAAGCGGGGCTGTTTTAAATGTGCAGCAGGAGGGTCTAGAGGCTAAAGTCGTTGGAACTGGCGGAGACTACAGTGTCTTCAGCAGCGGTGGTCAAAAAACCGTGAACAAACAAAACGAAGGGACTTCACTCACGACCATTTACTATACCAATTAACCAATTAATCCGGCCATGATGAGCAAAGGGGCTGTCCCAAGGCGGGGCAGCCCCTTTTTTTTGTTTAAACTCAAACTTTCTGAAAGGGTATGAAAGGGTAGAGTAGGAAGCTGATATCAAATCTGTGCCCGTGACTTTTCATTGACGTCTCGCCGCACGCGGCTACTACGTGTCCACCAAGCCGATCGTCCATCAACCTCCCCTCATCAAACCGTGCATGCGGTTTTCCCGCACACGGTTTTCCGATGTTCTTCACCGCAAAGCATGCGCCTTCGTCCAAGCCGCTGTTGTCGGCACTTGATACAGACCGTACTTTTCGTACAGGATTCTGCTCGTAAACAAGGCATAACCGGCGCCCCGATCTCTGATCTTGTGGCGCTTACGCAGGTGAGTTCGAAGCCGTTCTTCAACATGACCACGCACGTTGGTCAATGTCTTGCTGCAGTTGCGATAATGGAAATAGCTCGCCCACCCTCGCACGGTAGCATTAAGCTCCTGCACTAATCCTGCCAGCGGTTTTACCGTTGTCACGCGTCGCGTCAGTTCGGTCACTCGATCTTTGATCTTTCGCAAGGACTTCTTCGATGGTTGAACATGGGGATACGATCTCCCTGTTCTTCTGCTTTTCCCCATCAGGATGGTGAACCCCAAAAAATCGAACTTCCCTTTGTAGGCATTGACGATCTTGGTCTTACCCTCATTCAAGGTGAGCTGTAACCGCTCCAGGATCTGCCTTAAAACGGCCATGGCCTCGCCGGATTTGCCCTTCCGGCAGAGGATAACGATGTCATCGGCATACCTGACGATGCGGGCACCCAACCGTTGTTGCAGATTGTGCCTTTCCCAAATCCTGTCTAAAATATGCAGGTAGAGATTAGCCAGCAGCGGCGAGATGACTCCGCCCTGTGGTGTCCCCTTGCGGTTGCCCTTGCCGCCGCCGATATTCCGCTTCGTGCCGTCCTTGTCCTCTTCCATGACCGGGGCCTTGAGCCACATCTGGATCAGGTGCAGAATCGCCCCGTCACAGATGCGTTCGGCGACAACGGCCATGAGATTGGAATGGGGGATGGTATCGA contains the following coding sequences:
- the ltrA gene encoding group II intron reverse transcriptase/maturase produces the protein MLKTPENIRTLQRKLYRKAKQEPACRFHALYDKVYRGDILSHAYALVRANRGSAGIDGLTFEAIEEQEGVAAFIAELEEALRNKTYKPDPVKRVMIPKSDGSQRPLGIPTIRDRVAQMATKLVIEPIFEADFCETSYGFRPKKSAHDAVDDVAYALNTGYPEVIDADLSKYFDTIPHSNLMAVVAERICDGAILHLIQMWLKAPVMEEDKDGTKRNIGGGKGNRKGTPQGGVISPLLANLYLHILDRIWERHNLQQRLGARIVRYADDIVILCRKGKSGEAMAVLRQILERLQLTLNEGKTKIVNAYKGKFDFLGFTILMGKSRRTGRSYPHVQPSKKSLRKIKDRVTELTRRVTTVKPLAGLVQELNATVRGWASYFHYRNCSKTLTNVRGHVEERLRTHLRKRHKIRDRGAGYALFTSRILYEKYGLYQVPTTAAWTKAHALR